A single region of the Sphingobium sp. EP60837 genome encodes:
- a CDS encoding DUF3617 domain-containing protein: MRKTILAALPLAMTLGLTGCGNEAPEPEAVEAPILMKAGEWTITRKTTGYNTPTVTPAEYQAALKQTEEDKLCIAVDAAGVPDANALAGDEGKNCAYKDKLLRKGRLIATLSCKSGAGTSEIVLEGNYTADTLTLGSTMTKTVGGSPVLRTTHDLSGKRAGECSKT; encoded by the coding sequence ATGCGAAAGACGATTCTGGCGGCGCTGCCGCTGGCGATGACGCTTGGCCTGACAGGATGCGGCAATGAGGCGCCTGAGCCTGAAGCCGTGGAAGCGCCGATCCTGATGAAGGCGGGGGAATGGACGATCACCCGCAAGACCACTGGTTACAACACCCCCACCGTCACCCCGGCCGAATATCAGGCCGCGCTCAAGCAGACGGAGGAGGACAAGCTCTGCATCGCCGTCGATGCCGCGGGTGTGCCGGACGCCAACGCATTGGCCGGCGATGAAGGGAAGAATTGCGCTTACAAGGATAAGCTGCTGCGCAAGGGCCGGCTGATCGCCACCCTGTCCTGCAAGTCTGGCGCGGGCACGTCGGAAATCGTGCTGGAGGGCAATTATACCGCTGATACGCTGACGCTCGGCAGCACCATGACCAAGACCGTCGGCGGTAGCCCGGTACTGCGCACGACCCACGATCTCAGCGGCAAGCGCGCAGGCGAATGTAGTAAGACCTAA
- a CDS encoding HNH endonuclease — MNDSSACWLCARPLGKRIEWHHPIPKSRGGRETAPVHPICHRAIHAQLSNAELARIRGDPAQLRAHPGIAHFLNWVASKPPDFHAPTHRRR; from the coding sequence ATGAACGATAGCTCAGCGTGCTGGCTCTGCGCCCGCCCGCTGGGCAAACGTATAGAATGGCACCATCCCATCCCGAAAAGCCGAGGCGGGCGCGAAACCGCGCCCGTTCACCCCATTTGTCATCGCGCCATCCATGCGCAACTCAGCAATGCCGAACTAGCGCGGATCCGGGGCGATCCCGCTCAACTGCGCGCGCATCCCGGCATCGCTCATTTCCTGAATTGGGTCGCGAGCAAGCCTCCGGATTTCCACGCGCCCACACATAGGAGGCGTTGA
- a CDS encoding DUF3617 domain-containing protein codes for MRKPLLALAGMTAMLAACGEKPSGDPQTKEQVAKEVQKVQLKPGQWEGAYTLEDIDMPNMPGGSGDEMEEQMKKVMNRTSIKYCVSPEEAANPSGKMFSGQENKDCTYKGFDATGGSVKGEIACKSEHGAMNAVMSGSYAPESYEMHMDMKMTGAPGGMDMSMKAKTSGKWVAANCTEK; via the coding sequence ATGCGCAAACCGCTATTGGCGCTGGCCGGAATGACTGCGATGCTGGCCGCTTGCGGCGAAAAGCCGTCCGGCGACCCGCAGACGAAGGAGCAGGTCGCCAAGGAGGTCCAGAAGGTCCAGCTGAAGCCGGGCCAGTGGGAAGGCGCCTACACGCTCGAAGACATCGACATGCCGAACATGCCCGGCGGCAGCGGCGATGAGATGGAAGAGCAGATGAAGAAGGTGATGAACCGCACCTCTATCAAATACTGCGTTTCACCCGAAGAAGCGGCCAACCCCAGCGGCAAGATGTTCTCCGGCCAGGAGAATAAGGACTGCACCTATAAGGGCTTCGACGCCACGGGCGGATCGGTGAAGGGCGAGATCGCCTGCAAGTCCGAACATGGCGCGATGAACGCGGTCATGTCCGGCAGCTACGCGCCTGAAAGCTATGAAATGCACATGGACATGAAGATGACCGGCGCACCGGGCGGTATGGACATGAGCATGAAGGCGAAGACCAGCGGCAAATGGGTTGCCGCCAACTGCACCGAAAAATGA
- the uvrB gene encoding excinuclease ABC subunit UvrB: protein MTIQIRTTLDEPETGEGFVPHRPARPEKSEGGRPFKLVSDYEPSGDQPTAIAELVETALQGEKDQVLLGVTGSGKTFTMAKVIEALQRPALVLAPNKILAAQLYGEFKSFFPENAVEYFVSYYDYYQPEAYVPRSDTYIEKESSVNEAIDRMRHSATRALLERDDVLIVASVSCLYGIGSVETYSAMTFSMKKGQVEDQREIIRKLVALQYKRNDAAFARGNFRVKGDNLEIFPSHYEDTAWRVSFFGNEIEDIVEFDPLTGKKVATLEYVKVFPNSHHVTPGPTLKQAMEAIRHELTERLKELTAEGKLLEAQRLEQRTNFDLEMIAATGSCAGIENYSRFLTGRLPGEPPPTLFEYLPENALLFVDESHQTVPQIGAMARGDHRRKITLAEYGFRLPSCIDNRPLRFNEWDAMRPQTVSVSATPGPWEMNQTGGTFSEQVIRPTGLIDPPVEIKPVEDQVDDLINECRKVAAQGYRTLVTTLTKRMAEDLTEFMHEAGIKVRYMHSDVETLERIELIRDLRLGVYDVLIGINLLREGLDIPECGLVAILDADKEGFLRSETSLIQTIGRAARNVDGRVILYADRITGSMERALNETSRRREKQMEYNAEHGITPTTIKRHIGDIIAHVASKDQVTIDTGIDDRPHLVGHNLRAYIEDLEKKMRTAAADLEFEEAGRIRDEIRKLEAEELGLPADQQVAAPRGRATEGKPGTRKLRYGKTQRKFGR from the coding sequence ATGACAATTCAAATCCGCACCACGCTGGACGAGCCCGAGACCGGCGAAGGCTTCGTCCCCCACCGCCCCGCGCGCCCGGAAAAGAGCGAGGGAGGGCGACCGTTCAAGCTGGTTTCGGACTATGAGCCATCGGGCGACCAGCCCACGGCCATCGCCGAACTGGTGGAAACGGCGCTGCAGGGCGAGAAGGACCAGGTGCTGCTGGGCGTCACGGGCTCGGGCAAGACCTTTACCATGGCAAAGGTGATCGAGGCGTTGCAGCGGCCAGCGCTGGTGCTGGCGCCGAACAAAATCCTCGCGGCGCAGCTTTACGGGGAGTTCAAGAGCTTCTTCCCGGAGAATGCCGTCGAATATTTCGTCAGCTATTATGACTATTACCAGCCCGAAGCCTATGTGCCGCGGTCGGACACCTATATCGAGAAGGAGTCGAGCGTAAACGAGGCGATCGACCGGATGCGGCACTCGGCCACGCGGGCGCTGCTGGAGCGGGACGATGTGCTGATCGTCGCTTCGGTGTCCTGCCTCTATGGCATCGGGTCGGTGGAAACCTATTCGGCCATGACCTTCTCGATGAAGAAGGGCCAGGTCGAGGACCAGCGGGAGATCATCCGCAAACTGGTGGCGTTGCAATATAAGCGCAACGATGCGGCCTTCGCGCGCGGGAATTTCCGGGTGAAGGGGGATAATCTGGAGATTTTCCCGTCCCACTATGAGGATACCGCCTGGCGGGTCAGCTTTTTCGGCAATGAGATCGAGGACATTGTCGAATTCGATCCGCTGACGGGGAAGAAGGTCGCTACGCTGGAATATGTGAAGGTCTTTCCCAACAGCCACCATGTCACGCCGGGGCCGACGCTGAAGCAGGCGATGGAGGCGATCCGGCATGAACTGACCGAGCGGCTGAAGGAGTTGACCGCCGAGGGCAAGCTGCTGGAAGCGCAGCGGCTGGAGCAGCGGACCAATTTCGATCTGGAGATGATCGCGGCGACCGGGAGTTGCGCGGGGATCGAGAATTATTCGCGCTTCCTGACCGGGCGTCTGCCGGGCGAGCCGCCACCGACTTTGTTCGAATATCTGCCAGAAAACGCGCTGCTGTTCGTAGATGAGAGCCACCAGACGGTGCCGCAGATCGGCGCGATGGCGCGCGGCGACCATCGGCGCAAGATCACGCTCGCTGAATATGGCTTCCGCCTGCCGAGCTGCATCGACAACCGGCCGCTGCGCTTCAACGAGTGGGACGCAATGCGGCCGCAGACGGTGAGCGTGTCCGCAACGCCGGGGCCGTGGGAGATGAATCAGACGGGGGGCACCTTCTCCGAACAGGTCATCCGCCCGACTGGCCTCATCGACCCGCCGGTGGAGATCAAGCCGGTCGAGGATCAGGTGGACGACCTGATCAACGAATGCCGCAAGGTCGCGGCGCAAGGATACCGCACGCTTGTCACCACGCTGACCAAGCGGATGGCGGAGGACCTGACCGAGTTCATGCATGAGGCGGGGATCAAGGTCCGTTATATGCATTCGGACGTCGAGACACTGGAGCGTATCGAGCTGATCCGCGACCTGCGGCTGGGCGTCTATGACGTGCTGATCGGCATCAACCTGCTGCGCGAGGGGCTGGACATTCCCGAATGCGGGCTGGTGGCGATCCTCGACGCGGACAAGGAGGGCTTCCTGCGTTCCGAAACCTCGCTGATCCAGACCATCGGCCGCGCGGCGCGCAATGTCGATGGGCGGGTGATCCTCTATGCCGACCGGATCACCGGGAGCATGGAGCGAGCGCTCAATGAAACCTCGCGGCGGCGCGAGAAGCAGATGGAATATAATGCCGAGCATGGCATCACGCCGACCACGATCAAGCGCCATATCGGCGACATCATCGCCCATGTGGCGAGCAAGGATCAGGTCACGATCGACACAGGGATCGACGACCGGCCGCACCTCGTCGGCCACAATCTGCGCGCTTATATCGAGGATCTCGAAAAGAAGATGCGGACCGCCGCCGCAGATCTGGAGTTTGAGGAAGCCGGGCGCATCCGCGACGAAATCCGCAAGCTGGAGGCGGAAGAACTTGGCCTGCCCGCCGACCAGCAGGTGGCGGCTCCCCGCGGGCGGGCGACCGAGGGGAAGCCGGGCACGCGGAAGCTGCGCTACGGCAAGACCCAGAGGAAGTTCGGGCGCTGA
- a CDS encoding disulfide bond formation protein B: protein MKSLPLARPLALAVPLLLLGGAYASQYIGGLHPCQMCWWQRYPHFAAIPLALIAYGATGRPCVSALFAGLAGLAIGISGGIGLFHAGVEYGWWQGLTACSTSPAGGNPADILNQIMATPITRCDVAPWTLMGISLAGFNGLLSGASALAILVLLIKARKEA, encoded by the coding sequence ATGAAGAGCTTACCCCTTGCTCGCCCCCTCGCCTTGGCCGTGCCGCTGCTGTTGCTGGGGGGTGCCTATGCGTCGCAATATATTGGCGGCCTGCATCCCTGCCAGATGTGCTGGTGGCAGCGTTACCCGCATTTCGCCGCGATCCCGCTGGCGCTGATCGCCTATGGTGCGACGGGGCGGCCCTGCGTCAGCGCGCTTTTCGCGGGGCTTGCGGGGCTGGCGATCGGGATCAGCGGCGGCATCGGGCTGTTCCACGCGGGCGTCGAATATGGCTGGTGGCAAGGGCTGACCGCCTGCTCCACCAGTCCGGCGGGAGGCAATCCTGCCGACATATTGAACCAGATCATGGCGACACCGATCACGCGGTGCGACGTCGCGCCCTGGACGCTGATGGGCATTTCGCTGGCGGGTTTCAACGGGCTCTTGTCGGGCGCCAGCGCCCTCGCCATCTTGGTGCTGCTGATCAAGGCAAGGAAAGAGGCATGA
- a CDS encoding demethoxyubiquinone hydroxylase family protein has translation MSAPKNFPRPGRKVTDAERAAMLRVDQAGEFGATRIYAGQLAVLGDRHPHARVIAGMAAQEERHRKIFDAMITRRGVRPTALQPVWDMAGFALGAVTAAIGPNAAMACTAAIETEIDRHYAEQLDALAGDDPELAATIKDFQAEEVEHRDTAIAHGAEQAPAYPLLSGVIRLGCRAAIALSKRI, from the coding sequence ATGAGCGCGCCGAAGAATTTCCCCCGTCCCGGCCGGAAAGTGACGGACGCCGAACGCGCCGCCATGCTGCGCGTCGATCAGGCGGGCGAGTTTGGCGCGACGCGCATCTATGCGGGGCAGCTCGCCGTGCTGGGCGATCGCCATCCCCATGCGCGCGTAATCGCGGGCATGGCGGCACAGGAGGAACGGCACCGCAAGATTTTCGATGCGATGATCACGCGGCGAGGCGTACGGCCAACGGCGCTGCAGCCGGTCTGGGATATGGCGGGCTTTGCCCTGGGCGCGGTAACGGCCGCGATTGGCCCCAACGCCGCCATGGCCTGCACCGCCGCGATCGAGACCGAGATTGATCGCCACTATGCAGAACAGTTGGACGCATTGGCCGGGGACGATCCGGAACTTGCCGCCACCATTAAGGATTTTCAGGCGGAAGAGGTGGAGCATCGCGACACCGCCATAGCTCATGGCGCGGAGCAAGCGCCCGCCTATCCATTGCTGTCGGGCGTCATTCGCCTGGGATGCCGCGCCGCGATCGCGCTGTCGAAGCGGATCTGA
- the pip gene encoding prolyl aminopeptidase — MRTLYPPIEPFASGHLDVGDGHHIYWERVGTPGAKPAVFLHGGPGGGIAPDHRRLFDPDRYDVLLFDQRGCGRSTPHAELEANTTWHLVNDIEQLRRLAGVEQWLVFGGSWGSALALAYAQTHVDRVSELVLRGIFTIRKQEIEWYYQQGASRIYPDKWERFVAPIPEAERGDLLHAYRRVLTGDDRAAQIAAAKAWSVWEGETIRLLPDDALSASHEADDFALAFARIENHYFMHGGWLKEGQLIRDAAKLRHIPGVIVQGRYDMACPAETAWALHKAWPEARFEMIEGAGHAYNEPGILDALIRATDGFAK; from the coding sequence ATGCGCACCCTTTATCCTCCGATCGAACCCTTCGCCTCCGGCCATCTCGATGTGGGCGATGGGCATCATATCTATTGGGAGCGCGTAGGGACGCCAGGGGCCAAGCCAGCAGTCTTCCTCCATGGCGGGCCGGGCGGCGGCATAGCGCCCGACCATCGCCGCCTGTTCGATCCGGATCGCTATGACGTGCTGCTGTTCGACCAGCGTGGCTGCGGCCGATCGACGCCGCATGCGGAACTGGAAGCGAACACCACTTGGCATCTAGTGAATGACATAGAGCAGTTGCGCAGGCTTGCCGGGGTGGAGCAATGGCTCGTCTTCGGCGGCAGCTGGGGCTCCGCGCTCGCTTTGGCCTATGCGCAGACCCATGTGGATCGCGTGAGCGAACTCGTTCTTCGCGGCATCTTCACTATCCGCAAGCAGGAAATCGAATGGTATTATCAGCAGGGCGCCAGCCGCATCTATCCCGACAAGTGGGAAAGGTTCGTCGCGCCGATCCCGGAAGCTGAGCGCGGCGACCTGCTCCACGCCTATCGCCGCGTCCTGACGGGGGATGACCGTGCAGCGCAGATCGCCGCCGCCAAGGCATGGAGCGTGTGGGAAGGCGAAACCATACGGCTCCTGCCTGACGACGCCTTGTCCGCAAGCCATGAGGCCGATGACTTCGCTTTAGCCTTCGCCCGCATCGAAAATCATTATTTCATGCACGGCGGCTGGCTGAAGGAAGGTCAATTGATCCGCGATGCCGCAAAGCTGCGCCATATTCCCGGCGTCATCGTCCAAGGCCGCTATGACATGGCCTGTCCAGCGGAAACCGCCTGGGCGCTGCACAAGGCATGGCCAGAGGCGCGGTTCGAGATGATCGAAGGGGCGGGGCATGCCTATAATGAACCCGGCATATTGGATGCCCTGATCCGTGCCACTGATGGTTTCGCAAAATAA
- a CDS encoding TonB-dependent receptor: protein MRRSASLMLFLTMGASPAALMAQTDAPQEEGEEIIVTGQPQRGSVIGNIKPEQQLSAADVRALGVTSISEMISELSAQTNGTPVVLLNGKRISSFSEIQDIPSEAVARVDILPEQVALSYGYAPTQKVANIVLRQRFRAELADLRAGTTTDGGRENGSAEAGLLRIRGDNRFTLNLKYSNAAALLESERNIDRPMSGPAFIDLTHFRTLSPATESVSANATYARALGGVSMTVNGRVELSDNDTLQGLSAAALAAPLGDGPLYRDFLRENALDQQVRGTTGHVGLTFNGLLGKGWQWSFTGNGDVSDTRTRTERSASIDRASARSQAVTGDLLLSGPLFDLPAGTVTSSVRVGASANGFEGWSIRNGVERNNDYDRQIASGQVSLDMPITSKARGVLGGVGDIGITLNAAAQELSDFGTLSTLGYGMRWRPIPAVQLLVSANQDRAAPTGNQLTDPEVRTDNVPVFDYRTGETVFVTRVTGGNALLKESVRDQFRLSATVKPFDKPNLTLTATYLNSRTANPIAAFPEPTPAIEGAFPDRFLRDTDQRLTEIRASPVNYLRSQSEQLRWGFDLSFPLKSRIQKLVEAWRAAGAKPEDRPKELQDLRGLFGNRGGRRDGQGQSQTQGQGGQDGAPALSQDSGDRAHGEGGFGGPGGGGGRPGGGFGGPGGFGGGRGGGGGRLSFSLYHTWHFTESILIAPGVPELDLLNGDATGSSGGQPRHEVEARVGYSNNGLGARLSVDWESGTHVDGALGGTSRLNFGSLATANLRLFANLGQMPSLVKNHPFLRGARVSIGIDNIFNTRREVTDATGVTPLRYQQGYLDPLGRTISISFRKLFF, encoded by the coding sequence GTGCGCCGATCGGCTTCGCTGATGCTATTTCTGACGATGGGCGCTTCGCCCGCAGCGCTGATGGCGCAGACCGATGCGCCGCAGGAGGAAGGTGAGGAAATCATCGTCACCGGCCAGCCGCAGCGCGGCTCCGTGATCGGCAACATCAAGCCCGAGCAGCAACTGTCCGCCGCCGATGTCCGTGCGCTTGGCGTCACATCCATATCGGAGATGATCAGCGAGCTTTCGGCGCAGACCAACGGCACGCCCGTCGTGTTGCTGAACGGAAAACGCATCTCCAGCTTTTCCGAGATTCAGGATATTCCGTCCGAAGCGGTGGCCCGCGTCGATATCCTGCCTGAACAGGTGGCGCTGTCCTATGGCTATGCGCCGACGCAGAAGGTCGCCAACATCGTGCTGCGCCAGCGTTTCCGTGCGGAATTGGCCGATCTGCGGGCGGGCACAACGACCGATGGCGGGCGGGAAAATGGCTCTGCCGAGGCGGGCCTGCTGCGTATCCGCGGCGACAATCGTTTCACGCTGAACCTCAAATATAGCAACGCCGCCGCGCTGTTGGAGAGCGAACGGAATATCGACCGGCCGATGAGCGGTCCTGCTTTTATCGACCTAACCCATTTCCGCACCCTGAGTCCCGCGACGGAAAGCGTGTCCGCCAATGCGACCTATGCTCGTGCACTTGGCGGAGTGTCGATGACGGTCAATGGCCGCGTGGAATTGTCGGACAATGATACGCTGCAAGGGTTGTCGGCCGCCGCGTTGGCAGCGCCGCTTGGCGACGGACCGCTCTATCGCGATTTCCTGCGGGAGAACGCCCTGGATCAGCAGGTTCGTGGAACCACGGGTCATGTGGGCCTGACCTTCAACGGCCTGCTGGGCAAGGGATGGCAATGGTCCTTCACCGGCAACGGCGATGTGTCGGACACACGCACCCGCACCGAAAGGTCGGCTTCGATCGACCGGGCAAGCGCGCGGTCGCAGGCCGTGACCGGGGACTTGCTGCTGTCCGGGCCGCTGTTTGACCTGCCCGCCGGCACGGTGACCAGTTCCGTCCGCGTAGGCGCCTCTGCCAATGGCTTTGAAGGCTGGTCGATCCGCAATGGAGTCGAGCGGAACAATGATTATGACCGGCAGATCGCCAGCGGTCAGGTCAGCCTGGACATGCCGATCACCAGCAAGGCGCGAGGCGTGCTGGGCGGGGTCGGCGACATCGGCATCACTCTCAACGCTGCGGCGCAGGAACTTTCCGATTTCGGCACGCTGTCCACGCTCGGCTACGGGATGCGCTGGCGGCCTATCCCGGCGGTTCAACTGCTTGTATCCGCGAACCAGGACCGCGCGGCGCCGACCGGCAACCAGCTTACCGATCCGGAGGTCAGGACCGACAATGTGCCGGTGTTCGACTACCGCACCGGAGAGACCGTGTTCGTAACCCGGGTTACGGGTGGCAATGCGCTGCTGAAAGAAAGTGTGCGCGATCAGTTTCGCCTGAGCGCGACAGTGAAGCCGTTCGATAAGCCTAACCTGACGCTGACCGCGACCTATCTCAACAGCCGGACGGCCAACCCGATTGCGGCTTTTCCCGAGCCCACTCCGGCGATCGAAGGGGCCTTCCCCGACCGTTTCCTGCGCGACACAGACCAGCGGCTGACGGAAATCAGGGCTTCTCCCGTCAATTATCTCCGATCGCAGAGCGAACAATTGCGTTGGGGCTTTGACCTTTCATTCCCCTTGAAATCGCGCATCCAAAAGCTGGTTGAGGCGTGGCGGGCGGCAGGTGCGAAGCCGGAGGATCGGCCCAAGGAATTGCAGGACTTGCGCGGCCTGTTCGGCAATCGCGGGGGACGCCGCGACGGTCAGGGTCAAAGCCAGACACAGGGCCAGGGCGGTCAGGACGGCGCGCCCGCGCTAAGTCAGGACAGCGGCGATCGGGCGCATGGTGAAGGCGGCTTTGGCGGGCCGGGCGGCGGCGGTGGACGGCCGGGCGGTGGTTTCGGCGGACCAGGCGGCTTTGGCGGCGGACGCGGCGGTGGCGGCGGACGGCTGAGCTTCAGCCTCTATCACACGTGGCATTTCACGGAGAGCATTCTGATCGCGCCCGGAGTGCCCGAACTCGACCTGCTGAATGGCGATGCGACCGGATCGTCGGGCGGCCAGCCGCGGCATGAGGTCGAAGCGCGCGTGGGCTACAGCAATAATGGCTTGGGCGCGCGGCTGAGCGTCGATTGGGAAAGCGGCACGCATGTCGATGGCGCGCTGGGCGGCACATCACGGCTGAACTTCGGAAGCCTGGCGACGGCGAACCTGCGTCTCTTCGCCAATTTGGGGCAGATGCCTTCGCTGGTGAAGAACCATCCTTTCCTGCGCGGTGCGCGCGTGTCGATCGGCATCGACAATATCTTCAACACGCGCCGGGAGGTGACCGATGCCACTGGGGTGACGCCGCTGCGCTATCAGCAGGGTTATCTCGATCCGTTGGGCCGGACGATCAGCATCTCCTTCCGCAAGCTGTTCTTCTGA
- a CDS encoding response regulator, protein MAKPIRIVVVDDSLTIRAMIETLLERDCRFEVVGIARDGEEAIDLISLEKPDVVTLDVAMPGRDGLTILDEIMDIAPCPVIMLSSLMRDGAPIMVEALERGAAACFNKAMIARDAARFIALVKDVARGAVQAEGIAIAA, encoded by the coding sequence ATGGCAAAGCCGATACGGATTGTGGTGGTCGATGACTCGCTCACCATCCGCGCGATGATCGAGACGCTGCTGGAGCGCGACTGCCGCTTCGAAGTGGTGGGCATTGCGCGGGATGGCGAGGAAGCGATCGACCTCATCAGCCTGGAAAAGCCCGATGTGGTGACGCTGGACGTCGCCATGCCGGGCAGGGATGGCCTGACCATTCTGGACGAGATCATGGACATTGCGCCGTGCCCCGTGATCATGTTGTCAAGCCTGATGCGCGACGGCGCGCCGATCATGGTGGAAGCGCTCGAACGCGGTGCGGCCGCTTGCTTCAACAAGGCGATGATCGCGCGGGATGCAGCGCGCTTCATCGCACTGGTGAAGGATGTCGCCCGCGGCGCGGTGCAGGCGGAGGGGATTGCCATCGCCGCCTGA